Proteins from one Ketobacter alkanivorans genomic window:
- a CDS encoding YheV family putative zinc ribbon protein, whose protein sequence is MKKMFIAGAKCPQCEKIDKIFVYHKDGEDIAECNACGYTSVRPKEVEPQSEPVDGVVRLVK, encoded by the coding sequence ATGAAGAAAATGTTCATCGCGGGGGCCAAGTGCCCCCAGTGCGAAAAGATCGACAAGATATTCGTGTACCACAAAGACGGAGAAGACATCGCCGAGTGTAATGCCTGCGGCTACACCAGTGTGCGGCCAAAGGAGGTGGAGCCGCAGTCAGAACCGGTTGATGGGGTTGTCAGGTTGGTGAAGTAA
- the prlC gene encoding oligopeptidase A, whose protein sequence is MNSMLEPNELPLFNDIQTADIKPAISQIIEENYRLIEEIVSHVQQHDITLDNFLLPFEELNDTLSKVWSPVGHLNSVMNNEELRNAYNACLPLLSEYGTKLGQHQGLYQAYKALKESPEYSGFTVAQKKVIDNALRDFHLSGIDLPKDKQQRYGEISKRLSELTSKFSENVLDCTNAFSQHVTDVEQLSGLPETQLHAAELAAKAKEQDGYLLTLDIPVYIAVMTYCDNRDLRKTFYQAYNTKASDQGPFAGQWDNNPLMQEILALRHELAQLLGFNNYAERSIATKMTETTDQVLDFLYDLAEKSLPVAKQEFEELKQFAADEVGLKDLQAWDVSYVSEKLKQQRYAISQEELRPWFPLEKVMSGLFSVATRLFGVTFKRDDSVDLYHPDVRFYNVFKGEEAVAGFYLDLYARAHKRGGAWMDVCRSRRKTLAGGLQKPIAYLTCNFNGPVGDKPALLTHNEVTTLFHEFGHGLHHMLTLVEEDAVSGIAGVAWDAVELPSQFMENWCWEKEAIPLMSGHYESGEPLPDAMLEKMLAAKNFQSAMMMVRQLEFSIFDFRIHQEYQPGMDVHAVLEDVRKRVSVMSPPDFNRFECSFSHIFAGGYAAGYYSYKWAEVLSADAFSRFEEEGIFNEQAGRDFREHILEKGGSEEPMELFKRFRGREPKVDALLRHSGLAA, encoded by the coding sequence ATGAACAGCATGCTTGAACCGAATGAACTACCTTTATTCAACGATATACAGACTGCGGACATCAAACCGGCCATCTCGCAGATCATCGAAGAAAATTACCGGCTTATTGAGGAAATTGTCTCCCACGTGCAACAGCATGACATCACGCTGGACAACTTCCTGCTGCCTTTTGAAGAGCTGAACGACACCTTATCCAAAGTGTGGTCTCCGGTGGGGCACCTCAACAGCGTGATGAATAATGAAGAGCTGCGCAATGCCTACAACGCATGCCTGCCCTTGTTATCGGAATACGGCACAAAGCTGGGCCAACACCAGGGGCTGTATCAAGCATACAAGGCACTGAAGGAATCTCCCGAATACAGTGGGTTCACGGTAGCGCAGAAGAAAGTGATCGACAACGCACTGCGCGATTTCCATCTATCGGGTATTGATTTGCCGAAAGACAAGCAACAGCGCTATGGCGAAATCAGCAAGCGTTTGTCGGAACTCACCAGCAAGTTTTCAGAAAACGTACTGGATTGCACCAATGCATTCAGTCAGCACGTTACTGATGTAGAGCAACTAAGCGGTTTGCCCGAAACCCAGTTGCATGCTGCCGAGTTGGCCGCCAAAGCAAAGGAGCAGGATGGCTACTTGTTGACGTTGGATATACCCGTTTATATCGCGGTGATGACCTATTGTGATAACCGTGATTTGCGCAAAACCTTTTACCAAGCCTATAACACCAAAGCGTCTGACCAGGGGCCGTTTGCAGGCCAGTGGGACAATAATCCGTTAATGCAGGAAATACTGGCATTGCGGCACGAGCTGGCTCAACTGCTGGGTTTCAACAACTACGCCGAGCGCTCCATTGCCACCAAGATGACCGAAACCACTGATCAGGTTCTTGATTTTCTCTATGATCTTGCGGAGAAATCCCTGCCGGTAGCAAAACAGGAATTTGAAGAACTGAAACAGTTCGCAGCCGATGAAGTGGGCCTCAAAGACTTACAGGCTTGGGATGTAAGTTACGTTAGCGAAAAACTGAAACAGCAACGTTATGCCATTTCACAAGAAGAGCTGCGCCCCTGGTTTCCGCTGGAAAAAGTAATGAGTGGCTTATTTAGCGTAGCCACCCGCTTGTTCGGCGTTACCTTTAAGCGTGATGACAGTGTCGATCTGTACCATCCTGATGTTCGTTTTTACAACGTGTTCAAAGGCGAAGAAGCTGTTGCCGGATTTTATCTGGATTTATATGCGCGGGCTCATAAGCGAGGCGGAGCCTGGATGGATGTGTGTCGTTCGCGCCGCAAGACCTTAGCGGGTGGATTGCAAAAACCCATTGCTTATTTAACCTGTAACTTCAACGGCCCGGTTGGCGACAAGCCAGCGTTGCTTACGCACAACGAGGTCACCACCTTGTTCCATGAGTTCGGGCATGGCTTGCATCATATGCTTACCCTGGTGGAAGAAGATGCAGTGTCTGGTATTGCCGGTGTGGCCTGGGATGCAGTGGAACTGCCCAGCCAGTTTATGGAGAACTGGTGCTGGGAAAAAGAAGCGATCCCATTGATGTCAGGCCATTATGAAAGCGGTGAGCCACTGCCAGATGCCATGTTAGAGAAAATGCTGGCGGCAAAAAACTTTCAATCCGCCATGATGATGGTGCGCCAGTTGGAGTTCTCTATTTTCGATTTCCGCATTCATCAGGAATATCAACCCGGCATGGATGTGCACGCCGTGCTTGAGGATGTACGCAAACGGGTATCGGTAATGAGCCCTCCTGATTTCAATCGATTTGAATGCAGCTTCAGCCACATCTTTGCCGGTGGTTATGCGGCGGGCTATTACAGCTATAAGTGGGCCGAAGTGCTGTCGGCGGATGCTTTCTCCCGATTCGAAGAAGAAGGCATCTTCAACGAACAGGCGGGGCGTGATTTTCGCGAACACATTCTGGAAAAAGGTGGCTCGGAAGAGCCCATGGAATTGTTCAAGCGCTTCCGTGGCCGTGAACCCAAAGTGGATGCGCTACTGCGCCACAGTGGGCTGGCAGCATGA
- a CDS encoding outer membrane beta-barrel protein: MKKLVSTFLLSSVAATSALANQGYVGVELGKVQAEVTADYLSENLDFEPTAFKVKGGSELNENLAIEGYLGFGLSDDTVEYTYIDAEVNTMVGIGVRGILPLGDAFSVNGKVGLANISYEDSEGDKYKNTGLEYGVGLKINLGTSSAITLDYTFLPDAENDEWDLDIEAEMLSIGFQFYPQ, from the coding sequence ATGAAGAAGTTAGTTTCAACGTTTTTACTGTCGAGTGTAGCCGCTACTAGCGCGCTGGCCAATCAAGGCTACGTTGGCGTTGAGCTTGGCAAAGTTCAAGCTGAAGTTACAGCCGACTACCTGTCTGAAAATCTTGATTTCGAACCCACTGCCTTCAAAGTAAAAGGTGGCAGCGAACTCAATGAAAATTTAGCCATTGAAGGCTATCTTGGTTTCGGTTTGTCCGATGACACTGTGGAATACACTTATATTGACGCAGAAGTGAATACCATGGTGGGAATCGGTGTAAGAGGTATTCTGCCACTGGGAGATGCGTTCTCTGTAAATGGCAAAGTGGGCTTGGCAAATATTTCTTATGAAGATAGTGAAGGCGATAAGTACAAGAACACAGGCCTTGAATATGGGGTTGGCTTGAAAATCAATCTGGGCACCTCTTCTGCCATTACATTGGACTACACGTTCCTACCGGATGCAGAAAACGATGAATGGGATCTAGACATTGAAGCGGAAATGCTGAGCATTGGCTTTCAGTTTTACCCACAGTAA
- a CDS encoding magnesium transporter — MTDELSDLIGELVDTTADEQDQVIRQIVATREPEEVALLLESLPLAVRLDAWSKVPADDKLDILLTMRGDPRESLLDNMTLQELDALFDGMAAEDLVELSESLPRRMVDRALWVMDEQQRHYFEGAKQYRDDQIGRWVSHELLVLPTNARVRDGMRLLRRELPDYVDTVFLVNRAGHFSEAVRIGKIIASPDHLPLVDLSEDVFTVLEGQEDSVDASVKVQQSGFSALPVVDDTGKLLGRIDVGTAGELVNTYYEGQLMAGAGMDENEDLFAPVVKSARSRALWLGINLLTAFMASWFIGLFEATLQQVVALAVLMPVVASMGGIAGSQTLTLIIRGLAMGQVTSANLKALAKKELSVGGLNGVLWAIVIGLVASVWFGSPVIGVVIALAILVNIVAAAFSGIAVPVLLDKFKLDPALSGSVVLTTVTDIVGFVAFLGLGTLLLV, encoded by the coding sequence ATGACCGACGAACTCTCCGATCTGATTGGCGAACTGGTAGACACCACTGCGGACGAGCAGGATCAGGTGATTCGTCAGATCGTGGCCACGCGAGAGCCGGAAGAAGTCGCCCTGTTGCTGGAATCATTGCCTTTGGCGGTACGTCTGGATGCCTGGAGCAAAGTACCGGCGGATGACAAGCTCGATATTCTATTAACCATGCGTGGTGACCCTCGGGAATCCCTGCTGGACAACATGACCCTGCAAGAACTGGATGCCCTGTTCGACGGCATGGCGGCGGAAGATCTGGTGGAGCTGTCGGAATCGTTGCCGCGACGTATGGTTGATCGCGCGTTATGGGTGATGGACGAGCAGCAACGTCATTACTTCGAAGGAGCCAAACAGTATCGGGATGATCAGATCGGCCGTTGGGTAAGCCACGAGCTGCTGGTGTTGCCCACCAACGCACGGGTACGGGATGGCATGCGGTTGTTGCGGCGTGAACTGCCTGACTACGTCGACACAGTATTCTTAGTGAACCGGGCGGGCCACTTTTCGGAGGCGGTTCGGATCGGAAAAATCATCGCATCGCCTGATCATCTACCGTTGGTGGACTTGTCTGAAGATGTCTTCACCGTGTTGGAAGGTCAGGAGGATTCGGTGGATGCCTCGGTCAAAGTACAGCAATCGGGGTTCAGTGCCCTGCCGGTGGTGGATGATACCGGCAAACTGCTGGGGCGTATCGACGTAGGTACCGCCGGTGAGCTGGTGAACACCTATTACGAAGGCCAGCTAATGGCGGGCGCGGGCATGGATGAGAACGAGGATTTGTTCGCACCGGTGGTGAAAAGTGCTCGCAGTCGCGCGCTGTGGTTGGGCATTAACCTACTGACGGCGTTCATGGCATCGTGGTTCATCGGCTTGTTCGAAGCTACCTTGCAACAAGTGGTGGCACTGGCTGTATTGATGCCCGTGGTGGCAAGCATGGGCGGTATTGCTGGCAGTCAGACACTCACACTTATTATTCGCGGCTTGGCTATGGGGCAGGTCACCAGCGCCAACCTGAAGGCACTGGCAAAAAAGGAACTGAGTGTCGGGGGGCTCAATGGCGTGCTCTGGGCGATTGTGATTGGGTTGGTGGCCTCAGTATGGTTTGGCAGCCCGGTGATTGGGGTGGTTATCGCCCTGGCGATATTGGTTAATATTGTGGCGGCAGCATTTTCCGGTATTGCCGTGCCCGTGCTATTGGATAAATTCAAGTTGGACCCAGCGCTGTCCGGCTCAGTCGTATTGACAACGGTGACCGATATTGTGGGGTTTGTAGCGTTTCTGGGGTTGGGGACGCTGTTGCTGGTGTGA
- a CDS encoding type II toxin-antitoxin system death-on-curing family toxin, producing MTDSEYHALIANYARSWTLLLAYDDQTLQSPADQQSGMRALSLGEVLTAIADFKGFLMAKGEASELFARLRGDGLASALASIEQGFGDDLLYPNVASRAAHLLYFIVKNHPFTDGNKRTGAFLFLWYLRVNQHLLARPVDQLINDNALVAIALLVAQSAPNQKEVVIQLLEHFILLK from the coding sequence ATGACCGATTCTGAATATCACGCCCTGATTGCCAACTATGCCCGCAGCTGGACTCTGTTGCTAGCCTATGATGACCAGACCCTGCAGTCACCTGCCGACCAGCAGTCAGGCATGCGCGCCCTGTCCTTAGGTGAGGTGCTGACGGCCATCGCTGATTTTAAAGGGTTTTTAATGGCCAAAGGCGAGGCATCTGAGCTGTTCGCCCGCCTGCGGGGTGACGGGCTCGCCTCCGCACTGGCCAGTATTGAACAGGGTTTCGGCGACGATTTGCTTTACCCCAACGTCGCCAGTCGCGCCGCGCATTTGCTGTATTTTATTGTTAAAAATCATCCCTTTACCGACGGCAATAAGCGCACTGGCGCTTTTCTGTTCCTATGGTACCTGCGCGTCAACCAACATCTGCTGGCCAGACCGGTCGACCAGCTCATCAATGACAATGCACTGGTGGCCATCGCCCTGCTGGTGGCCCAGAGCGCACCGAACCAGAAAGAGGTGGTGATCCAGCTGCTGGAGCACTTTATACTGCTCAAATAA
- a CDS encoding TonB-dependent receptor plug domain-containing protein, with the protein MYRRQLIGFVLLAALLNNTALGYDDDLFELPLDELLQVTITSTSYFDQSLMESASSVTYSDASRWDELGARNVGELLNTLPSTVAPQGYGRTRVIAIRGYFNYSIDTGVATLLDGVPINLLRFGTSALAIDGHDLALLDSVELIRGPGSSLHGADAFQGVLSMNTVAHGETGVTTRLQAGSEDFQAGSLVSRYSEGSQQLTTALAYRNLGNQHQQYSYTDPDTGLPEQSSRMNALENQNIVIKYSATDAHQNRYQVSGYHMKLDADQLPGVARQSGVDLMKDQDWAGYDARLSLLKLEFEHDFNEELSSSVVAYYWDYKDQDTLDLREVAPSPFNFYQQVDTQEHHWGVQAINRHQFAGGSNLAYGYEFNRAENDAFTTTRVTQSGSRVVSPNNQQGAETEYHSLVLDGRYQSDLLPEQRSTFVYGSRVDAFRQFDTQISPRLGYIHGLSSAAVAKLIVSRSFRNPNTFETYGSNSVLPNQDLEPETLDNIELTLQHSNKHHFGSVTLFKNRWRNSIRAVPLATPVNGATVQFDNTTESEAWGVELEGMQRWNQLRLDGSASHVISRDLEDNQEYEAFPDWMLNLGVGYAVSDVTDVYLFNRYHHRKAASVAEYGYENTQGSSTFFRTDLTVSWQWQPDLTTRFTIRNLFDRENYMPSYFDRQDGLADNGINASLSIEWQPFGS; encoded by the coding sequence ATGTACAGACGACAGTTAATCGGTTTTGTCCTGCTCGCAGCATTGCTCAACAATACTGCATTGGGTTACGACGATGATCTGTTTGAGTTGCCACTGGATGAGCTGCTGCAGGTCACCATCACCAGCACGTCTTATTTCGATCAATCCCTGATGGAAAGTGCCAGTAGCGTCACCTACAGTGACGCCTCCCGCTGGGACGAGCTGGGGGCCCGCAATGTAGGTGAGTTGCTGAATACTCTGCCCTCCACGGTTGCGCCCCAAGGCTATGGCCGTACCCGGGTTATCGCCATTCGCGGCTATTTCAACTATTCCATTGATACCGGCGTGGCCACGTTGCTGGATGGCGTGCCCATTAATCTGCTGCGCTTTGGCACCAGCGCCCTGGCCATTGACGGACATGATCTTGCCCTTTTGGATAGCGTTGAGTTGATTCGCGGCCCCGGTTCATCACTGCACGGGGCGGATGCGTTTCAGGGCGTGCTGTCGATGAATACGGTGGCCCATGGAGAGACAGGGGTGACCACTCGGCTGCAGGCGGGGAGCGAGGATTTTCAGGCGGGCTCTCTGGTGAGCCGCTATAGCGAAGGCTCCCAGCAGCTTACCACGGCGCTGGCCTACCGCAATTTGGGGAATCAGCATCAACAGTATTCTTATACTGATCCCGATACGGGGTTACCCGAGCAAAGTTCGCGCATGAATGCTCTGGAAAATCAGAATATTGTGATCAAGTACAGCGCCACCGATGCCCATCAGAACCGCTATCAGGTTTCCGGTTACCACATGAAGCTGGACGCCGACCAACTGCCCGGCGTTGCCAGGCAATCCGGTGTGGATCTGATGAAAGATCAGGATTGGGCAGGCTATGATGCCCGGCTCAGTCTGCTTAAGCTGGAATTTGAGCACGATTTTAATGAGGAACTGTCCAGTTCGGTGGTGGCCTATTATTGGGACTACAAAGATCAGGACACGCTCGATCTGCGGGAGGTGGCGCCTTCGCCCTTTAATTTTTATCAACAGGTCGACACCCAGGAGCATCATTGGGGTGTGCAGGCCATCAACCGGCACCAGTTTGCTGGGGGCAGTAACCTGGCTTACGGTTACGAATTTAATAGAGCCGAAAATGATGCCTTTACCACCACCCGCGTCACCCAGTCCGGCAGCCGTGTGGTGTCCCCCAATAATCAGCAAGGGGCCGAGACGGAGTATCACAGCCTGGTTCTGGACGGACGCTACCAGTCGGACCTGCTCCCGGAGCAACGCTCCACGTTTGTCTATGGCAGCAGGGTGGATGCCTTCCGCCAATTTGACACCCAGATCAGCCCACGGCTTGGCTATATTCATGGGCTTTCCTCTGCTGCGGTTGCCAAGCTGATCGTGAGCCGCTCCTTCCGCAATCCCAATACCTTTGAAACCTACGGATCCAACTCCGTGTTACCCAATCAGGATCTGGAGCCGGAAACCCTGGACAACATCGAACTGACACTGCAACACAGCAACAAACATCACTTCGGTTCGGTAACGCTGTTCAAGAATCGCTGGCGCAATTCCATTCGCGCTGTCCCTTTGGCAACGCCGGTTAACGGCGCTACCGTTCAGTTTGATAACACCACGGAAAGTGAAGCCTGGGGAGTGGAGCTGGAGGGAATGCAACGCTGGAACCAATTGCGCCTGGATGGCAGTGCTTCTCACGTGATCAGCCGGGATCTGGAAGACAATCAGGAATATGAAGCGTTCCCGGACTGGATGCTGAACCTGGGGGTGGGCTATGCGGTTTCCGACGTCACCGATGTGTATCTGTTCAACCGCTATCATCACCGCAAAGCGGCTTCGGTTGCTGAATACGGCTATGAGAACACGCAGGGTTCATCCACTTTCTTTCGAACCGATTTAACCGTTTCCTGGCAATGGCAACCGGATCTGACCACCCGTTTTACGATTCGCAATCTATTTGACCGGGAGAACTACATGCCCAGTTATTTTGACCGCCAGGATGGCTTGGCGGACAACGGGATCAATGCCTCGCTGTCCATCGAATGGCAACCCTTCGGCAGTTAG
- the aroE gene encoding shikimate dehydrogenase has protein sequence MDRYAVMGNPIKHSKSPQIHKAFAEQTDQHMTYTSMLVPEDSFEDAVRKFFAEGGKGLNITVPFKIRAYELSDELTERAQRAKAVNTLLIRNNGSIVGDNTDGAGLVRDIMHNHDGRLGGKKILVVGAGGAVRGVLAPILAEKPALVVLTNRTFEKAHHLAEEFADLGRIEAVHMNKLQGPFNWIINGTAASLQGDIPELSESVIGEHTRVYDMMYSKQATPFNAWAKDYGAEKAFDGLGMLVEQAAESFRQWRGVMPSTPTVISDLRAAM, from the coding sequence ATTGATCGATACGCGGTGATGGGTAACCCCATCAAGCACAGTAAATCACCACAGATCCACAAAGCCTTTGCTGAACAGACCGATCAGCATATGACCTACACCAGTATGCTGGTGCCGGAAGACTCCTTCGAAGACGCGGTGCGTAAATTTTTTGCAGAAGGCGGCAAAGGTCTCAACATCACAGTACCGTTCAAAATACGCGCCTACGAATTATCGGATGAACTGACCGAGCGCGCCCAGCGTGCCAAGGCCGTCAACACCCTGCTGATTCGCAACAATGGCAGCATCGTGGGTGATAACACCGACGGTGCCGGTCTGGTGCGGGACATCATGCACAATCACGATGGCCGTCTGGGCGGCAAAAAAATTCTCGTGGTGGGAGCAGGCGGTGCCGTGCGCGGCGTATTGGCACCCATCCTGGCAGAAAAACCGGCGTTGGTGGTGCTTACCAATCGCACGTTTGAGAAAGCCCATCACCTGGCAGAAGAGTTTGCGGATTTGGGGCGTATCGAAGCTGTACACATGAACAAACTGCAGGGCCCGTTCAACTGGATAATCAACGGCACCGCCGCCAGCCTCCAAGGGGATATTCCCGAGTTGTCGGAATCCGTCATTGGCGAACACACCCGGGTTTACGACATGATGTACAGCAAGCAAGCCACCCCGTTTAACGCCTGGGCCAAAGATTACGGTGCCGAAAAAGCATTCGACGGACTCGGCATGCTGGTGGAACAGGCGGCGGAATCCTTTCGCCAATGGCGCGGAGTCATGCCCTCCACCCCCACGGTTATATCCGATCTGCGGGCCGCCATGTAG
- the hemF gene encoding oxygen-dependent coproporphyrinogen oxidase, whose product MLNIDIDAVKQYLLALQDDICQQLAQEETSGQAFLQDSWQREQGGGGRSRVLEGGQVFEKAGVNFSHVFGDGLPKSATAHRPELEGRSFQAMGVSLVIHPRNPMVPTSHANVRFFIAEKEGAEPVWWFGGGFDLTPYYGNQEDCKHWHQTAKAACDAFGEDVYPRYKKWCDEYFYLKHRDETRGVGGLFFDDLNSDSSGWDYDTCFAFMRSVGDAYIQAYRPILHKRAALPYTEQQREFQLYRRGRYVEFNLVYDRGTLFGLQTGGRTESILMSLPSLVSWKYNWQPQPGSQEETLYTDFLGARDWI is encoded by the coding sequence ATGCTCAACATCGATATCGACGCCGTTAAGCAATACCTGTTGGCCCTGCAGGATGACATCTGTCAGCAACTGGCCCAGGAGGAAACCAGCGGTCAGGCATTTCTGCAAGACAGCTGGCAGCGGGAGCAGGGTGGCGGTGGACGTTCCCGCGTGCTGGAAGGTGGTCAGGTATTCGAAAAAGCCGGGGTTAACTTCTCCCATGTATTTGGTGATGGCCTGCCCAAATCCGCCACCGCCCATCGTCCGGAGCTGGAAGGTCGAAGCTTTCAGGCCATGGGCGTATCGTTGGTCATACACCCCCGCAACCCCATGGTGCCCACCTCCCACGCCAATGTGCGTTTTTTCATTGCCGAAAAAGAAGGCGCTGAGCCAGTATGGTGGTTTGGCGGCGGCTTTGACCTGACGCCCTACTACGGCAACCAAGAAGACTGCAAACACTGGCACCAAACCGCAAAAGCGGCTTGCGATGCCTTTGGCGAGGACGTCTACCCGCGCTACAAGAAATGGTGCGATGAGTACTTCTATCTCAAGCATCGGGATGAAACCCGTGGTGTGGGCGGCTTGTTTTTTGATGACCTGAACAGCGATAGCAGCGGCTGGGATTACGATACCTGTTTTGCCTTCATGCGCTCCGTCGGTGATGCCTACATACAAGCTTATCGCCCTATTCTGCACAAGCGAGCGGCGTTACCTTACACCGAACAGCAGCGTGAGTTTCAGCTCTACCGTCGCGGTCGCTACGTGGAATTCAACCTGGTCTACGATCGCGGCACCCTGTTCGGTTTGCAAACCGGGGGGCGCACGGAATCCATACTGATGTCCCTGCCCTCACTGGTGAGCTGGAAATACAACTGGCAGCCGCAACCCGGCTCCCAAGAGGAAACACTCTACACCGACTTTCTCGGTGCCAGAGACTGGATTTAA
- a CDS encoding L-threonylcarbamoyladenylate synthase, which translates to MISLRHQLGAVHALTRGEVIAYPTESVFGYGCDPFNEAAVDRLLRIKQRPRHKGLILVAANCDQIAPLLQTLTLPQRRDLEASWPGPVTWLIPDSENMIPTWIKGDFDSVAVRVSAHPTVQALCSIWGGPIVSTSANRSGQAPARSEFPLRLMRAQYGIGADYILPGYTPRANKPTEIRDLQSGRIIRAG; encoded by the coding sequence ATGATATCGCTGCGGCACCAGCTTGGTGCCGTTCACGCGCTGACTCGGGGCGAAGTGATCGCTTACCCCACCGAATCCGTTTTTGGTTACGGTTGCGATCCGTTTAACGAAGCAGCGGTCGATCGTCTGCTGCGAATCAAACAGCGTCCCCGCCACAAAGGGCTAATCCTGGTGGCGGCCAACTGTGATCAGATCGCGCCACTGCTGCAAACCCTGACATTGCCGCAACGCCGTGATCTGGAAGCCAGCTGGCCTGGCCCCGTTACCTGGCTGATTCCCGATTCAGAGAATATGATCCCCACCTGGATCAAGGGCGATTTTGATAGTGTGGCAGTGAGAGTAAGCGCTCACCCAACCGTGCAGGCCCTATGTTCCATATGGGGTGGCCCCATTGTATCCACCAGCGCCAACCGCAGTGGTCAGGCACCCGCCAGAAGCGAGTTTCCGCTCAGACTGATGCGCGCCCAATATGGGATCGGAGCAGACTACATCCTGCCCGGTTACACCCCCAGAGCGAACAAGCCCACTGAAATACGGGATTTACAAAGTGGCCGTATCATTCGCGCCGGGTAG
- the purE gene encoding 5-(carboxyamino)imidazole ribonucleotide mutase, with the protein MSKPFVAILMGSDSDLPQVEPALDTLSKLKIPYEVKVTSAHRTPEITHSYVKDADKRGCSVFICAAGMAAHLAGAVAAATTKPVIGIPINASMNGLDSLLSTVQMPGGIPVATVAIGKAGAKNAAYLAAQMMSLADSELAQRVKDDRAANAKAVQEKDAALQARLAQKD; encoded by the coding sequence ATGTCTAAGCCATTTGTAGCCATCCTGATGGGATCGGACTCAGACCTGCCCCAGGTTGAACCCGCTCTGGATACCCTGTCCAAATTGAAAATCCCTTACGAGGTGAAGGTGACTTCCGCTCACCGTACTCCGGAAATCACCCACAGCTACGTCAAAGATGCGGATAAGCGCGGCTGTTCCGTATTCATATGTGCAGCAGGCATGGCGGCCCATCTGGCTGGAGCCGTGGCAGCAGCCACCACCAAGCCAGTCATCGGCATCCCCATCAACGCCTCTATGAACGGTTTGGATTCGTTGCTTTCCACCGTGCAAATGCCCGGCGGAATTCCTGTGGCTACGGTTGCTATCGGCAAAGCCGGTGCCAAGAACGCAGCCTATCTGGCGGCCCAGATGATGTCACTGGCGGATTCCGAGCTGGCGCAGCGGGTGAAAGACGACCGTGCTGCCAACGCCAAAGCGGTGCAGGAAAAAGACGCAGCACTGCAGGCCCGTCTGGCTCAGAAAGACTGA